The following are encoded together in the Acipenser ruthenus chromosome 24, fAciRut3.2 maternal haplotype, whole genome shotgun sequence genome:
- the LOC131700522 gene encoding cardiotrophin-2-like, translated as MIHLAVFLCACASLLAPVASQDIFNNRESFSQSLTLARKIHTDVHALLSKYKEVHIGSKSFEDYSLLMSSLPTVNLKYTTWLEMEDSERLLVNFKDLHIFWIHVDAKRIYELESVPRSQLAQNMQVVLLDIRDLQYQMKHQLESLETPAPETLSQSVPDALLNPQNEWLSKLQGYIILRDLERYLGKVVRDFTLLSTKYQQ; from the exons ATGATTCACCTGGCTGTGTTCTTGTGCGCATGCGCCTCTCTGCTCGCCCCGGTGGCCTCCCAGGATATTTTCAACAACAGGGAATCGTTCTCTCAGAGCCTGACTCTCGCACGCAAGATTCACACCGACGTCCACGCTCTGCTGAGCAAATAC AAGGAAGTGCACATTGGAAGCAAGTCCTTCGAAGACTACAGCCTGCTGATGAGCAGCCTGCCGACCGTCAACTTGAAGTACACCACCTGGCTGGAAATGGAG GACAGCGAGAGGCTCCTGGTCAACTTCAAGGATCTCCACATCTTCTGGATCCATGTGGACGCCAAGCGCATCTACGAGCTGGAAAGCGTGCCCCGGAGCCAGCTCGCCCAGAACATGCAGGTGGTTCTGCTGGACATCCGGGATCTGCAGTACCAGATGAAGCACCAG CTGGAATCTCTGGAAACCCCGGCTCCTGAAACCCTGAGCCAGTCGGTACCTGACGCCCTGCTGAACCCCCAGAATGAGTGGCTGAGCAAGCTGCAGGGCTATATCATCCTGAGAGATCTGGAGAGGTACCTGGGCAAGGTGGTGCGTGACTTCACCCTGCTTAGCACCAAATACCAGCAGTGA